Proteins co-encoded in one Marinobacter gudaonensis genomic window:
- a CDS encoding pteridine reductase: MSDHNPVALVTGAAHRLGAHTARTLHRRGWNLVVHYRSREDQAEALVYDLNRQRTDSACALQGDLASDNDLGRLAGEAIARWGRLDALVNNASVFYPTPTARATGDDWDTIMNANLRAPFFLLQACLPALKASRGSVVNMIDIYSEKPIADHPLYCASKAGLAALTRSWAKDLAPEVRVNGVSPGAILWPEGEAAMDESAQQAILDKTPLSRTGDPDDIAGTIAFLICDAPFITGQILAVDGGRSLNM, encoded by the coding sequence ATGTCTGATCACAACCCCGTAGCCCTGGTGACCGGTGCGGCCCACCGTCTTGGCGCCCACACCGCCCGGACTCTCCACCGCAGAGGCTGGAACCTTGTGGTTCATTACCGCAGCCGGGAAGACCAGGCCGAGGCTCTGGTGTACGACCTGAACCGTCAGCGTACGGATTCCGCCTGCGCCCTGCAGGGCGACCTCGCCAGTGACAACGATCTCGGCAGGCTGGCCGGAGAAGCCATTGCCCGCTGGGGACGGCTCGATGCGCTGGTGAACAACGCCTCCGTGTTCTACCCCACGCCCACCGCCCGGGCCACCGGGGACGACTGGGACACCATCATGAACGCCAATCTGCGAGCGCCTTTCTTTCTGTTGCAGGCCTGCCTTCCCGCCCTGAAGGCATCCCGGGGCTCGGTGGTGAACATGATCGACATCTACAGCGAAAAACCCATCGCCGACCACCCACTCTACTGCGCCAGCAAGGCCGGTCTTGCCGCCCTGACCCGCTCCTGGGCGAAAGACCTCGCACCCGAGGTGCGGGTGAACGGCGTGTCGCCCGGCGCCATTCTCTGGCCAGAAGGCGAGGCTGCCATGGACGAATCGGCGCAGCAGGCCATTCTGGACAAGACCCCACTGTCCCGAACCGGTGACCCGGACGACATCGCCGGAACCATTGCATTCCTGATCTGCGACGCGCCCTTCATTACCGGGCAGATACTGGCGGTGGACGGAGGTCGAAGCCTGAACATGTAG
- a CDS encoding aminotransferase class V-fold PLP-dependent enzyme gives MTDLSVAQTANRPTFDVEAIRRDFPILSQQVNGKPLVYLDNGASAQKPEAVLNAMDRYYREMHSNVHRGAHTLGDRATAAFEGARETVRAFLNAESTREIIWTRGTTEAINLVANGLAARLKPGDEILVSHMEHHANIVPWQMVAERTGAKVVPVQVTPNGELDLDSFTSLLNKKTRVLALTHVSNVLGTVNPVAALVEQAKAHGIITLLDGAQAVPHFQPDVQALGCDFYVFSSHKLFGPTGIGVLYGKAQLLEEIPPYQGGGEMIERVSFERTTWNTLPYKFEAGTPPIAEAVGLAAAIDYLNGLDRTAMEAAEAALLARANQLVETVPGMEIIGTAKQKVPVMSFKIAGLHPSDIGTLLDQQGIAIRTGHHCAMPLMDFYGVPGTARASFAFYNTLDEVETFFTALQKVQRLFA, from the coding sequence ATGACCGATCTCTCCGTGGCACAGACCGCCAACCGCCCCACCTTCGACGTGGAGGCCATACGCCGGGACTTCCCGATCCTGTCCCAACAGGTGAATGGCAAGCCCCTGGTGTATCTGGACAACGGCGCCTCCGCGCAGAAGCCGGAAGCGGTGCTCAACGCCATGGATCGTTATTACCGGGAAATGCACTCCAACGTACACCGGGGCGCTCACACCCTGGGTGACCGGGCAACCGCCGCCTTTGAAGGGGCAAGGGAGACCGTGCGTGCCTTCCTGAATGCGGAAAGCACCCGGGAGATCATCTGGACCCGGGGCACCACCGAGGCCATCAACCTGGTGGCCAACGGCCTGGCAGCACGCCTCAAGCCCGGCGACGAGATCCTGGTCAGCCACATGGAGCACCACGCCAACATCGTGCCCTGGCAGATGGTGGCCGAACGCACCGGCGCGAAAGTGGTACCTGTCCAGGTAACGCCGAACGGCGAGCTGGATCTGGATTCGTTCACCAGCCTGCTCAATAAGAAGACCCGCGTGCTGGCGCTTACCCACGTGTCCAACGTGCTGGGCACCGTGAACCCGGTAGCGGCACTGGTTGAGCAGGCCAAGGCCCACGGCATCATCACCCTGCTGGATGGCGCCCAGGCGGTGCCCCACTTCCAGCCGGATGTGCAGGCGCTGGGCTGCGATTTCTACGTATTCTCCTCCCACAAGCTGTTCGGCCCCACCGGCATCGGTGTGCTCTATGGCAAGGCCCAGCTTCTGGAAGAAATACCGCCCTACCAGGGCGGCGGCGAGATGATCGAGCGGGTGTCGTTCGAGCGCACCACCTGGAACACTCTGCCCTATAAGTTTGAGGCGGGTACCCCGCCGATTGCCGAGGCCGTGGGCCTGGCCGCAGCCATTGATTACCTGAACGGCCTGGACCGCACAGCCATGGAAGCAGCGGAGGCCGCGCTGCTGGCCCGTGCCAACCAGCTGGTAGAAACCGTGCCCGGCATGGAAATCATCGGTACGGCAAAACAGAAAGTGCCGGTGATGTCCTTTAAAATTGCCGGTTTGCACCCCAGTGATATAGGCACGCTGCTAGACCAGCAGGGTATTGCGATCCGCACCGGCCACCACTGTGCCATGCCGCTGATGGATTTCTATGGAGTTCCCGGTACTGCCCGGGCCTCCTTTGCGTTCTACAATACACTGGACGAGGTGGAAACATTTTTTACCGCCCTGCAGAAAGTCCAGCGCCTGTTTGCCTGA
- the sufT gene encoding putative Fe-S cluster assembly protein SufT, translating into MQEREVVLTKREVEARLVPSGTEIMIPSDTFVTITQSLGGTFTVAVNGNLARVEGHNADALGKKPLESSFETPEDGTVNENQVWEAMRNCYDPEIPVNVVDLGLIYDCKIENGTEDGNHVYVLMTLTAAGCGMGPVITEDVKTKLEHVPNVDKVTVELTFDPPWNNDMLTDEAKLELGML; encoded by the coding sequence ATGCAAGAACGCGAAGTGGTCCTGACAAAACGCGAGGTGGAAGCCCGCCTTGTCCCCTCGGGAACCGAAATCATGATTCCGTCGGACACCTTTGTGACCATCACGCAGTCGCTCGGTGGCACCTTCACCGTCGCGGTGAATGGTAACCTCGCCCGGGTGGAAGGCCACAACGCCGATGCACTCGGTAAAAAGCCCCTCGAAAGCAGCTTCGAAACACCGGAAGACGGCACCGTCAATGAAAACCAGGTCTGGGAAGCCATGCGCAACTGCTACGATCCGGAAATTCCGGTAAACGTGGTGGATCTGGGTCTGATTTACGACTGCAAGATTGAAAATGGCACCGAGGACGGCAACCACGTCTACGTTTTGATGACGCTGACTGCCGCTGGCTGCGGTATGGGCCCGGTGATTACCGAGGATGTGAAAACCAAGCTCGAGCACGTACCCAACGTGGACAAGGTCACCGTTGAACTGACCTTTGATCCGCCCTGGAACAACGACATGCTCACAGACGAAGCCAAGCTCGAACTGGGGATGCTGTAA
- the sufD gene encoding Fe-S cluster assembly protein SufD: MKPAPTLSTAFLHPTGQSLPEPFQALRKQRGTALVDMPLPTRKTENWKYSSKYLKLTDEMALSLPAEGKTGSSLAVPGYKVVFLNGVLIPEASEYPDLDGIRIQSFDDMDNDEAAALADRLDSTLDNKAVQMARLNSARFEDGLLVRLKPGAVLDQPLFIVHEVSADASGSAYPRIYVDAGANSQITLVEEYISSGSEPVMVNTVTEFALSEGANVTSVRLNMEGDSVQHIGATGVRQQRSSRFESHCVGFGGPLRRHDLQVRLEGEGAECKLNGVVVTQGKQHYDNHTTIEHVAAHCNSEETYRNIAADQSHAIFNGRIHIHQDAQKSNADMNNKNLLLSNGAEIDTKPELEIYADDVKCAHGATIGQLDEISLFYLVSRGIGRREANVLLTMAFINELVEQIPVEAVRETAQGRLNHFFEETFQEA, from the coding sequence ATGAAACCAGCACCAACGCTTTCGACGGCTTTCCTTCACCCCACCGGTCAGTCCCTGCCGGAGCCCTTCCAGGCCCTGCGCAAGCAGCGCGGCACGGCCCTGGTGGACATGCCCCTGCCGACCCGGAAAACCGAGAACTGGAAGTACTCCAGCAAGTACCTGAAGCTGACCGACGAGATGGCCCTGTCGCTGCCGGCGGAAGGCAAGACCGGCAGCAGCCTGGCCGTGCCCGGCTACAAGGTGGTGTTCCTGAACGGCGTACTGATCCCCGAGGCCAGCGAGTATCCGGATCTGGACGGCATCCGCATCCAGAGTTTCGACGACATGGATAACGACGAGGCTGCGGCCCTCGCCGACCGGCTCGACAGCACCCTCGACAACAAGGCTGTGCAGATGGCGCGGCTGAACTCGGCCCGCTTTGAAGATGGCCTGCTGGTGCGTCTGAAGCCCGGCGCGGTGCTCGACCAGCCGCTGTTCATTGTTCACGAAGTGAGCGCCGATGCCAGCGGCTCGGCCTACCCCAGAATCTACGTAGACGCCGGGGCCAACAGCCAGATCACGCTTGTTGAGGAATACATCTCCAGCGGTTCTGAGCCAGTGATGGTCAATACAGTAACCGAATTCGCCCTGTCGGAGGGCGCCAACGTCACCAGCGTGCGCCTCAATATGGAAGGCGACAGCGTGCAGCATATCGGTGCCACCGGTGTGCGCCAGCAGCGCAGTTCCCGCTTCGAAAGCCACTGTGTCGGCTTTGGCGGCCCGTTGCGCCGACACGACCTGCAGGTGCGCCTGGAAGGCGAAGGCGCCGAGTGCAAGCTCAACGGCGTGGTGGTTACTCAGGGCAAGCAGCACTACGACAATCACACCACCATCGAGCATGTGGCGGCCCACTGCAACAGCGAGGAAACCTACCGCAATATCGCGGCAGACCAGTCCCACGCCATCTTCAACGGCCGCATTCATATCCATCAGGACGCCCAGAAGTCCAACGCGGATATGAACAACAAGAATCTGTTGCTGTCCAACGGGGCAGAGATAGACACCAAGCCGGAACTGGAAATTTACGCCGACGACGTCAAGTGCGCCCACGGCGCTACCATTGGTCAGCTCGACGAGATTTCCCTGTTCTACCTGGTTTCCCGGGGCATCGGCCGGCGCGAAGCGAACGTTCTGCTGACCATGGCCTTTATCAACGAGCTGGTGGAACAGATTCCGGTAGAAGCGGTGCGGGAAACGGCCCAGGGCCGCCTGAACCACTTCTTTGAAGAGACATTCCAGGAGGCATAA
- the traF gene encoding conjugal transfer protein TraF, whose translation MTEYRMTRLALAVGLSLATATTLASPQSFKSARSFAMAGTGVAVATPADALVANPAMLAADHHSWNDDFGLQLISVNARLADEEDTIDQVDRIQNTINNLEQAVDNLNQTGAQNQAGILRDQLQAFDRDTMRANIGLGLGLAVPSQGLSVGVFTNGNLTATVRGEYAASDDALLAGLESGSVPATSGVTDGLESRGKILASAVAELGVTFARAIELNNGQRLQLGLSPKYVNLQTFQYTETVSGFEDEDFDGEQYQTDKSGFNLDLGAAYAFGSEQQWNAGASVRNLIPMELDSAASRPLLGEEVRTLELDPMVTVGLAHRGDYHVITAELDLTKKKAFGYEDDTQWLAVGAEFDAFRYAQLRIGARQNLASNEDNDGIEEKTQFTAGLGLNILGARVDLAGLVSDADVGAAIEVGAAF comes from the coding sequence ATGACCGAATACCGTATGACCCGACTTGCCCTGGCCGTCGGGCTGTCACTGGCCACCGCCACCACCCTCGCCAGCCCCCAATCATTCAAGTCTGCCCGCTCCTTCGCCATGGCTGGAACCGGCGTGGCCGTCGCAACCCCCGCCGATGCCCTGGTGGCCAACCCGGCCATGCTGGCCGCTGACCATCACAGCTGGAATGACGACTTCGGTCTGCAGCTGATTTCAGTGAACGCACGGCTGGCCGACGAAGAAGACACCATCGACCAGGTCGACCGCATCCAAAACACGATCAATAATCTGGAACAGGCGGTAGACAATCTGAACCAGACCGGGGCCCAGAACCAGGCCGGTATCCTGCGGGACCAGCTCCAGGCCTTTGATCGCGACACTATGCGCGCCAACATAGGCCTGGGCCTCGGATTGGCGGTACCTTCGCAGGGACTGTCCGTGGGTGTCTTTACCAATGGCAACCTGACCGCCACGGTGCGCGGCGAGTATGCCGCCAGCGATGACGCGCTGCTGGCCGGTCTCGAAAGCGGCTCTGTGCCGGCAACCTCTGGCGTCACCGACGGCCTGGAATCCCGGGGCAAGATCCTCGCCTCCGCCGTCGCGGAACTTGGGGTGACCTTCGCCCGAGCCATCGAGCTGAACAACGGGCAACGGCTGCAGCTGGGGCTGTCTCCTAAGTACGTGAATCTGCAGACCTTCCAGTACACCGAGACCGTCTCCGGCTTTGAAGACGAGGACTTCGACGGCGAGCAGTACCAGACCGACAAGAGCGGCTTCAACCTCGACCTCGGTGCCGCCTACGCCTTCGGCTCGGAGCAGCAATGGAACGCCGGTGCGTCCGTGCGAAACCTGATTCCCATGGAACTCGACTCCGCCGCCAGCCGCCCGCTGCTGGGCGAGGAAGTTCGCACCCTGGAGCTGGACCCCATGGTGACTGTGGGCCTGGCGCACCGGGGCGATTATCACGTGATCACCGCCGAGCTGGACCTGACCAAGAAGAAGGCCTTCGGCTACGAGGACGATACCCAGTGGCTGGCTGTGGGCGCCGAGTTTGATGCCTTCCGATACGCCCAGCTTCGCATCGGTGCCCGGCAGAACCTGGCGAGCAACGAGGATAACGACGGCATTGAAGAGAAGACCCAGTTCACCGCCGGCCTGGGGCTGAACATCCTGGGTGCCCGCGTCGATCTGGCGGGTCTGGTCAGCGATGCCGATGTGGGCGCGGCCATTGAAGTGGGTGCGGCCTTCTGA
- a CDS encoding LPP20 family lipoprotein, with amino-acid sequence MILRWIFIPMLAFGLAACAPTGGFRGDGDQSLRDTDLEPITVRVSGLGTYADAASDRTDSRKRLLARRASQLDAYRNLVERVYGTVVYGSSTVNDFVLRNDMFRTYVDSYIRGAKLVAVNEHSDGVFETVMELKLEPRFRACVAKVADDQVQDLCPIPMPQDNDSIGDVQSRGVDSLYYLE; translated from the coding sequence ATGATCCTTCGCTGGATATTCATCCCTATGCTGGCCTTCGGCCTTGCCGCCTGCGCCCCCACCGGCGGCTTCCGCGGCGACGGTGACCAGTCCCTGCGGGATACCGATCTGGAGCCTATCACCGTGCGTGTCAGCGGTCTGGGTACCTATGCCGACGCCGCCTCCGACCGAACCGACAGCCGCAAACGCTTGCTGGCGCGTCGCGCCTCACAGCTGGACGCCTACCGCAATCTGGTGGAGCGAGTATACGGCACGGTGGTTTATGGCAGCTCCACGGTGAATGACTTCGTGCTGCGCAACGACATGTTCCGGACGTACGTGGACAGCTATATTCGGGGCGCCAAGCTGGTGGCGGTGAACGAACACAGCGATGGCGTTTTCGAGACGGTCATGGAGCTGAAGCTCGAGCCCAGGTTCCGGGCCTGTGTTGCCAAGGTTGCCGACGACCAGGTGCAAGACCTTTGCCCGATTCCCATGCCCCAGGACAACGACAGTATTGGTGACGTTCAGAGCAGGGGCGTTGACTCACTGTACTACCTCGAGTAA
- a CDS encoding acetyl-CoA C-acetyltransferase, with product MRDVVIVAARRTAIGTFGGGLSSLRADQLGTAVIKAILEQTGVPGDQVNEVVLGQVLTAGCGQNPARQSAINAGIPASVPAMTINKVCGSGLKAVHMAVQAIRCGDAELMIAGGQESMSQAPHVLPNSRNGQRMGDWNLVDTMIKDGLWDAFNDYHMGITAENIVEKYGISRQEQDEFAAASQQKAAAARAAGYFDDQIVPVTIPQRKGDPIVVDRDEGPRDGVTAEGLANLRAAFKKDGTVTAGNASSLNDGAAAVMVCSAEKARELGLTPLATIKAHANAGVDPSIMGTGPIPASQRCLQRAGWSVDELDLVEANEAFAAQAISVNRDMGWDTSKVNVNGGAIALGHPIGASGCRILVSLLHEMVRRDAHKGLATLCIGGGMGVALAVER from the coding sequence ATGAGAGATGTCGTTATTGTTGCCGCCCGTCGTACCGCCATCGGAACCTTTGGCGGAGGTCTCTCCAGCCTGCGCGCCGACCAGCTCGGCACCGCTGTCATCAAGGCGATCCTGGAGCAAACCGGCGTGCCAGGAGACCAGGTGAACGAAGTGGTACTGGGTCAGGTACTGACCGCGGGCTGCGGCCAGAACCCGGCTCGCCAGTCGGCCATCAACGCCGGCATCCCGGCTTCCGTGCCCGCCATGACCATCAACAAGGTCTGTGGCTCTGGCCTTAAAGCGGTGCACATGGCGGTGCAGGCGATTCGCTGTGGCGACGCCGAACTGATGATTGCCGGTGGCCAGGAGAGCATGAGCCAGGCACCTCACGTTCTGCCCAACAGCCGAAACGGACAGCGTATGGGCGACTGGAACCTGGTCGACACCATGATCAAGGACGGTCTCTGGGACGCCTTCAACGACTACCACATGGGCATTACCGCCGAGAACATCGTCGAGAAATACGGCATCAGCCGACAGGAGCAGGACGAATTCGCCGCCGCCTCCCAGCAGAAAGCTGCAGCTGCCCGTGCCGCCGGTTATTTCGACGACCAGATCGTGCCGGTCACTATTCCCCAGCGCAAAGGCGACCCCATTGTGGTTGACCGCGACGAAGGCCCCCGTGACGGCGTTACCGCCGAAGGCCTGGCCAACCTGCGCGCCGCCTTCAAGAAGGACGGCACGGTAACCGCAGGCAACGCTTCCTCGCTGAACGACGGCGCCGCTGCCGTTATGGTGTGCAGCGCCGAGAAAGCCAGGGAATTGGGGCTGACGCCGCTCGCCACCATCAAGGCCCATGCCAACGCCGGCGTCGACCCCAGCATCATGGGCACCGGCCCGATTCCCGCCAGCCAGCGCTGCCTGCAGCGGGCCGGCTGGAGCGTTGACGAGCTCGATCTGGTAGAGGCCAACGAGGCCTTCGCCGCTCAGGCCATCTCGGTGAACCGTGACATGGGCTGGGACACCAGCAAGGTCAACGTGAACGGCGGCGCTATTGCCCTGGGCCACCCGATCGGCGCCTCCGGCTGCCGGATCCTCGTCTCTCTGCTGCATGAGATGGTTCGCCGCGATGCCCACAAGGGCCTGGCGACCCTGTGTATTGGCGGTGGCATGGGCGTGGCCCTGGCGGTGGAGCGCTGA
- a CDS encoding HesB/IscA family protein produces MTAEVFTPSVAVTMTPSAVKHVRKQLDKKPDARGIRLAIKKSGCSGFKYETQWVEEAATDDRVFHIDGVDVFVKEEHLPLVNGIEIDFVTEGVNSMFQFRNPNATAECGCGESFTVA; encoded by the coding sequence ATGACAGCTGAAGTCTTCACCCCGAGTGTTGCCGTTACCATGACCCCGAGCGCGGTCAAGCACGTGCGCAAGCAGCTTGACAAGAAGCCCGACGCACGCGGTATCCGGCTGGCCATCAAGAAAAGTGGCTGCTCTGGCTTCAAGTACGAAACCCAGTGGGTGGAGGAAGCTGCCACCGACGACAGGGTGTTTCATATCGACGGAGTGGATGTGTTCGTGAAGGAAGAACATCTGCCACTGGTGAACGGCATCGAGATTGATTTCGTGACGGAAGGCGTGAACTCCATGTTCCAGTTCCGCAACCCGAACGCCACCGCCGAGTGCGGTTGCGGCGAAAGCTTCACCGTCGCTTAA
- a CDS encoding flagellar assembly protein T N-terminal domain-containing protein, which produces MMRCSTRSVATLLMLLALTFAAGARAVVLEGVGHANIHNGDLEAARAEARKAAMRDLSLQYEARVSTRDTMENGVLTESRTQLASAVNARNVRIIDEYRNGNLLRVTVQGDVSAGVGQCAAGDAGRLKKRVAITGFPLLYPDQARVGRLDDAGEILPQQLQRRLVERGGFQVFAATTSRLFGDLLNAPTVQAGDNRLSNMSQLARELDAQFVVTGVIRDLGVADPSAWGTSVLDGLQRGLGTVDQSRRFAVDLVVFDGFSGAPVHQQRFETAAEWNAGPGSSTGFGSAGFQKTAYGQSVQALIGEMAGAVSEALACQPFITRVARVDGHGVTLESGSTAGLRPGDELKLYRSKRYLEAPEATPELHDAGVSVTIDRVQPRESRGTMPQPGVMVNIQRDDIAILW; this is translated from the coding sequence ATGATGAGATGTTCGACCCGTTCCGTTGCAACCCTGCTGATGCTGCTGGCGTTGACGTTTGCCGCCGGTGCACGGGCCGTGGTGCTGGAAGGCGTGGGCCATGCCAACATCCATAACGGCGATCTGGAAGCCGCTCGGGCAGAAGCCCGCAAAGCGGCGATGCGCGATCTCTCGTTGCAGTATGAGGCCAGGGTAAGCACCCGGGATACCATGGAAAACGGCGTGCTCACGGAATCGCGCACCCAGTTGGCCTCGGCGGTGAACGCGCGCAATGTGCGCATTATTGATGAATACCGCAATGGCAACCTGTTACGGGTGACGGTTCAGGGGGATGTCAGTGCGGGTGTTGGCCAGTGTGCGGCCGGCGACGCCGGGAGATTGAAAAAACGGGTGGCCATCACCGGTTTTCCCCTGCTGTACCCGGACCAGGCCCGGGTGGGCCGCCTGGACGACGCCGGCGAAATCTTGCCGCAACAGCTCCAGCGGCGACTGGTGGAGCGGGGCGGCTTTCAGGTTTTTGCCGCCACCACCTCACGGCTGTTCGGTGACCTGCTGAATGCGCCCACCGTGCAGGCGGGTGACAATCGGTTGAGCAACATGTCCCAGCTGGCGCGGGAACTGGACGCCCAGTTTGTGGTAACCGGTGTCATCCGTGATCTGGGGGTTGCTGATCCCTCAGCCTGGGGCACATCTGTACTCGATGGGCTGCAGCGTGGATTGGGCACCGTTGATCAGAGCCGGAGGTTTGCGGTGGATCTGGTGGTGTTTGACGGTTTCAGTGGCGCGCCGGTGCACCAGCAGCGGTTTGAAACTGCCGCAGAGTGGAATGCCGGCCCCGGAAGCTCGACAGGTTTCGGCTCCGCCGGCTTTCAGAAAACGGCCTACGGCCAGTCTGTGCAGGCGCTGATCGGCGAGATGGCGGGCGCGGTGTCCGAGGCTCTGGCCTGCCAGCCGTTCATTACACGGGTGGCGAGAGTCGACGGCCACGGGGTAACCCTGGAGTCTGGCTCAACAGCGGGACTTCGGCCCGGGGACGAGCTGAAACTCTACCGGAGCAAGAGGTACCTGGAGGCGCCAGAGGCTACCCCTGAGCTCCACGATGCCGGGGTTTCGGTCACCATTGATCGGGTCCAGCCAAGGGAAAGCCGGGGCACCATGCCACAGCCGGGAGTGATGGTGAACATCCAGAGGGACGACATCGCCATTCTCTGGTGA
- the trmL gene encoding tRNA (uridine(34)/cytosine(34)/5-carboxymethylaminomethyluridine(34)-2'-O)-methyltransferase TrmL, whose product MLHVVLYEPEIPPNTGNIIRLCANTGCQLHLIEPLGFNLEDKQMRRAGLDYSEYASVKVHRNYQDFLASEKPERLFGLTTKGHTHYHQVSFQDGDYLMFGPETRGLPAEVREALPPERRLRVPMRPESRSLNLSNTAALVVYEAWRQLGFQGAL is encoded by the coding sequence ATGCTCCATGTGGTGCTTTACGAGCCGGAGATACCGCCGAATACCGGCAACATCATCCGGCTGTGCGCCAATACCGGCTGCCAGCTGCATCTGATCGAACCGCTGGGTTTTAATCTGGAGGACAAGCAGATGCGGCGGGCCGGCCTGGATTACAGCGAATACGCCTCGGTCAAAGTCCACCGGAACTACCAGGACTTCCTCGCCAGCGAGAAGCCAGAACGCCTGTTCGGGCTGACCACCAAAGGCCACACCCATTACCATCAGGTGAGTTTTCAGGATGGCGACTACCTGATGTTCGGCCCGGAAACCCGGGGCCTGCCGGCCGAGGTCCGCGAAGCACTGCCGCCGGAGCGACGACTGCGGGTACCCATGCGCCCGGAGAGCCGGAGCCTCAACCTTTCCAACACTGCCGCGCTGGTGGTGTACGAGGCCTGGCGGCAACTGGGCTTCCAGGGCGCGCTCTAG
- a CDS encoding multifunctional CCA tRNA nucleotidyl transferase/2'3'-cyclic phosphodiesterase/2'nucleotidase/phosphatase yields the protein MQAYLVGGAVRDELLGLEVKDRDWVVVGATPEDMLAKGFKQVGADFPVFLHPATREEYALARTERKQGRGYHGFTVYSAPDVTLEQDLQRRDLTINAMAKTEDGELVDPFQGQADIRNRTLRHVSEAFAEDPLRILRTARFAARFQPLGFTVCDQTQALMQHMVRDGEVEHLVPERVWQELQRALHERSPETFFSVLRSSGALAVLIPELDPQASFEAAMAALRCIQGKPDTTTEERFAAILSPLSEAQTLDRARALKAPRDSQNLARLGTALKTELTAVDPTAPDSAVLLDLLDRADLWRRSERFEQLLRVLDCALPDAARAVDLLRRASRAAIGVDPAELLAQGYKGKALGEAIHKERQRRIDQAIGSNHL from the coding sequence ATGCAAGCCTATCTGGTGGGTGGTGCGGTTCGCGACGAACTGCTCGGTCTTGAGGTTAAAGACCGCGACTGGGTGGTGGTAGGCGCCACCCCGGAAGACATGCTGGCCAAGGGGTTCAAGCAGGTGGGCGCCGATTTTCCGGTGTTCCTGCACCCGGCAACCCGGGAAGAATATGCCCTGGCCAGGACCGAGCGCAAACAAGGCCGCGGTTACCACGGTTTTACGGTATACAGCGCGCCGGATGTCACCCTCGAGCAGGACCTACAGCGCCGCGACCTCACCATCAACGCCATGGCGAAAACCGAGGATGGCGAGCTGGTGGATCCCTTCCAGGGCCAGGCCGATATCCGCAATCGCACCCTTCGCCACGTATCGGAAGCCTTTGCCGAAGACCCCCTGAGAATCCTGCGCACCGCCCGATTCGCGGCGCGTTTCCAGCCCCTGGGGTTTACCGTCTGCGACCAGACCCAGGCACTCATGCAACACATGGTGCGCGACGGCGAAGTCGAACACCTGGTGCCAGAACGAGTCTGGCAGGAACTGCAGCGAGCCCTCCACGAACGGTCACCGGAGACGTTTTTCTCCGTGTTGCGCAGCAGCGGGGCGCTGGCGGTACTGATTCCGGAACTCGACCCTCAGGCATCGTTCGAGGCGGCCATGGCGGCTCTTCGCTGCATTCAGGGCAAGCCCGACACCACCACTGAAGAGCGTTTCGCTGCCATCCTGTCGCCGCTTTCAGAAGCACAGACACTCGACAGGGCCCGCGCCCTCAAGGCCCCCAGGGACAGCCAGAATCTGGCTCGCCTGGGCACCGCACTGAAAACGGAGCTTACCGCAGTTGACCCGACGGCGCCGGACAGCGCTGTTCTGCTGGATCTTCTGGACAGAGCCGACCTGTGGCGCCGATCCGAACGCTTCGAACAGCTGCTGCGGGTGCTCGATTGCGCGCTGCCCGACGCAGCCCGGGCTGTTGATCTGCTGCGCCGGGCGTCCCGGGCCGCCATTGGGGTTGATCCGGCAGAACTGCTGGCGCAAGGTTACAAGGGTAAAGCCCTGGGCGAGGCCATCCACAAGGAGCGGCAACGGCGAATCGACCAGGCGATTGGCAGCAACCACCTTTAG
- a CDS encoding SufE family protein translates to MTASEQDFLNNPLGKDTTLDDVLDGFELLDDWEERYAFIIDLGKQLPAFPEEARVEENYVHGCQSQVWLIHHYDDSTGRLYLLIDSDAMIVRGLAAIILVALNGKTPRDLLATDIDELFEQLDLFRHISPTRGNGLRAMVGKIRDIAAAEAASA, encoded by the coding sequence ATGACCGCCAGCGAACAGGACTTTCTGAACAACCCCCTGGGTAAAGACACCACCCTGGACGATGTGCTGGATGGTTTCGAACTGCTGGACGACTGGGAAGAGCGCTACGCGTTCATCATCGACCTGGGCAAGCAGCTGCCGGCGTTTCCGGAGGAGGCCCGGGTGGAAGAAAACTACGTGCACGGCTGCCAGAGCCAGGTCTGGCTGATCCATCACTACGATGACAGCACCGGTCGGCTGTACCTGCTGATCGATTCAGACGCCATGATTGTGCGCGGCCTGGCCGCCATCATTCTGGTGGCACTGAACGGGAAGACCCCGCGCGACCTTCTGGCCACCGATATCGACGAGCTGTTCGAACAGCTAGACCTGTTCCGCCACATCTCCCCGACTCGCGGCAACGGCCTGCGCGCTATGGTCGGCAAGATCCGCGACATCGCCGCCGCCGAAGCCGCCAGCGCCTGA